A genomic segment from Nodularia sphaerocarpa UHCC 0038 encodes:
- a CDS encoding efflux RND transporter permease subunit, producing MHEIQKAGGFSISTISIRQHIGTLMLALAVLVMGVFFIIKIPVDLLPSITYPRIGVRIAAPGLSPEVAIDEVTRPLESAFSATEGVLQIFSQTREGQISLDLYFQPGGDIDQALNDATASFNRARGRLPDTIETPRLFKFDPSQLPVYEFALTSPSLDSRDLRVFAEEELVRELGVVPGVASVDVSGGVKEEVRVNLDLNRLQALGVGLTDVLDELRDRNQDVSGGRLLGSNSEPLIRTVGRFQSADEIKNLTFEVNSDPDSNNQSPVLNRRVYLRDFAEVIDGSEQQRIYVLLNGEPSVKISIQKQPDANTVNVVDGVKKRLAELQASSVIPEGTILTATLDESQFIRNSISNVVTSGLIGTGLAAFAVLLFLGSLRQTFIIVIAIPLASLAAIILMGMFGLSLNVFSLGGLALGVGIVVDNSIVMLENIAEGAGMTPGKDTKTRLNSQQLIQQAEKSSREVESALIASTSTNLVAVMPFLLIGGFISLLFNELILTITFSVAASILIAVTIIPMLTSRTLAWKFSSGLSKFWLLQEFNKRFDTATNRYRQFLSDILRWRFLTVAIALIIFGGGSLWIAPQIPQEILPRISTGQARLNAQFPPGTPLETNRKVMEMVDDILLKQPETEYVFTTAGGALFGTNVNANPLRGTSTITLKPGTDTEAYVERVTQEFNQLNLVGIRLRLSPGEVRGLILSNSPARGADVDIILQGNDTENLEQAGREVLTALEERATLVRFRPDADDRQPELQIRPDWERVANFGLSTSNIGDTIQTAVQGSVPTQLQRSNRLVDVRVQLNESSLQEVSQLERLPLFVDNNRQVRLSDVATITQGQAPGEIQRINQRQVVIFAGNLIEGANLSDAFTEVDTILASLNLPEGVSILPSSAAASNQELQNSLQLLAGLASFLVFVVMAVQYNSLIDPLVIMLTIPLALAGGIFGLYMTNTAIGATVIVGAVLLVGIVVNNAIIMVELANQIIERDKVDRKTAILQAAPQRLRPILMTTITTVLGMFPLALGIGEGSEFLQPLGVVVFSGLSLATLLTLFIIPCFYTMLHDLLNWRWAKPILIRMGGWKKKFY from the coding sequence TTCCATCCGCCAACACATCGGCACACTCATGCTGGCTTTGGCAGTATTGGTAATGGGTGTATTTTTTATCATCAAAATACCTGTAGATTTACTCCCATCAATTACTTATCCCCGAATTGGTGTGCGGATAGCCGCACCAGGACTGTCTCCAGAAGTAGCAATTGATGAAGTTACCAGACCTTTAGAATCAGCCTTTTCAGCTACTGAAGGTGTATTACAGATTTTTTCCCAAACTCGTGAAGGACAAATAAGTTTGGATCTGTATTTTCAACCAGGGGGTGATATTGATCAAGCCTTAAACGATGCGACAGCTTCCTTTAATCGAGCTAGAGGCAGATTACCAGATACTATTGAAACACCACGGTTATTCAAATTCGATCCTTCTCAGTTACCAGTTTACGAATTTGCCTTAACTTCGCCCTCCTTAGATAGCCGTGATTTGCGGGTTTTTGCTGAAGAAGAATTAGTTCGCGAACTCGGTGTTGTCCCTGGAGTCGCATCGGTAGACGTATCAGGAGGAGTCAAAGAAGAGGTTAGAGTCAATTTAGATTTAAATCGTTTGCAAGCCTTGGGAGTGGGTTTAACTGATGTCTTGGATGAACTCAGAGACCGCAATCAAGATGTTTCTGGTGGTCGGCTTTTAGGGTCAAATTCTGAGCCATTAATTCGGACTGTAGGGCGTTTCCAAAGTGCTGATGAAATTAAAAATTTGACCTTTGAGGTAAATTCTGACCCAGATTCCAATAACCAGTCCCCAGTTTTAAATCGTCGCGTTTATTTGCGAGATTTTGCCGAAGTTATTGACGGTTCCGAACAACAGCGTATCTACGTTTTACTGAACGGGGAACCATCTGTTAAAATCAGCATTCAAAAACAGCCAGATGCTAATACAGTTAATGTTGTTGATGGTGTAAAAAAACGTTTAGCAGAACTCCAAGCATCAAGTGTAATTCCTGAAGGGACAATACTTACAGCGACTTTGGATGAGTCACAGTTTATTCGCAATTCCATTTCTAATGTTGTCACTTCCGGGTTAATTGGTACGGGACTAGCGGCTTTTGCGGTTTTACTTTTCCTTGGTTCTCTGCGACAAACTTTTATTATTGTCATTGCTATTCCTTTAGCCAGTTTAGCCGCCATCATTTTAATGGGAATGTTTGGCTTATCCCTGAATGTCTTCAGCTTGGGTGGTTTAGCTTTAGGTGTGGGTATTGTGGTGGATAACTCTATCGTCATGTTGGAGAACATCGCCGAGGGTGCTGGGATGACTCCCGGTAAAGATACCAAAACTCGCCTCAATTCCCAACAACTGATTCAACAGGCTGAAAAAAGTAGTCGGGAAGTAGAATCAGCTTTAATTGCTTCTACCAGTACAAATTTAGTGGCGGTAATGCCATTTTTACTGATTGGCGGCTTTATTTCACTGCTATTTAATGAGTTAATTCTCACCATTACTTTTTCTGTAGCCGCTTCCATTTTGATTGCGGTGACAATTATACCTATGCTGACCTCCCGCACCTTGGCGTGGAAGTTTTCTAGTGGGTTGAGTAAGTTTTGGCTGCTACAAGAATTTAACAAGCGCTTTGATACTGCGACAAACAGGTATAGGCAGTTTTTGAGTGATATATTGCGCTGGCGATTTTTAACAGTGGCGATCGCTCTCATCATATTCGGTGGCGGTAGTTTGTGGATCGCTCCGCAAATTCCCCAAGAAATCCTGCCCCGAATTAGTACAGGACAAGCTCGATTAAATGCTCAGTTTCCTCCTGGTACGCCCCTAGAAACCAACCGCAAAGTGATGGAGATGGTAGATGACATCCTGCTCAAGCAACCCGAAACAGAATATGTCTTCACCACAGCAGGCGGTGCGCTTTTTGGCACAAATGTCAATGCTAATCCCCTCAGAGGTACTAGCACTATTACCCTAAAACCAGGGACTGATACCGAAGCTTACGTAGAACGAGTCACCCAAGAGTTTAATCAGCTGAATTTAGTAGGAATTCGCCTGCGCCTTTCTCCTGGCGAAGTGCGGGGTTTAATTCTCAGTAATTCCCCAGCCCGTGGTGCTGATGTTGATATTATCCTTCAGGGGAATGATACAGAAAACTTAGAACAAGCCGGGAGAGAAGTCCTCACAGCCTTAGAAGAGCGAGCCACCTTAGTCAGATTCCGTCCTGATGCTGATGACCGTCAACCAGAACTGCAAATTCGTCCTGACTGGGAGAGAGTCGCAAATTTTGGCTTAAGTACAAGTAATATTGGCGACACCATTCAAACGGCTGTACAAGGTAGTGTACCCACTCAATTACAACGTAGTAACCGTTTAGTCGATGTCAGAGTGCAGTTGAATGAATCATCACTCCAAGAAGTTTCTCAATTAGAGAGATTACCTTTGTTTGTTGACAACAATCGCCAAGTGCGCCTGAGCGATGTCGCCACAATTACTCAAGGACAAGCGCCTGGGGAAATTCAGAGAATTAATCAGCGTCAGGTAGTAATATTTGCAGGTAACTTGATTGAAGGAGCTAACCTCAGTGATGCTTTTACCGAGGTAGATACAATATTAGCTAGTTTAAATTTACCTGAAGGTGTGAGTATTTTACCCAGCTCGGCTGCTGCATCTAATCAGGAACTGCAAAACTCGCTGCAACTATTAGCCGGATTAGCAAGCTTTCTAGTCTTTGTAGTCATGGCAGTGCAGTACAATTCACTCATTGACCCCTTAGTAATTATGTTGACCATACCTCTGGCTTTAGCAGGAGGAATCTTTGGGCTTTACATGACTAATACCGCCATTGGTGCAACTGTCATCGTCGGAGCGGTGTTATTAGTGGGTATTGTAGTTAACAATGCCATCATCATGGTAGAACTAGCAAATCAAATTATTGAACGAGACAAAGTTGACAGAAAAACTGCCATTTTGCAAGCTGCGCCTCAACGCTTACGTCCTATATTAATGACTACCATTACTACAGTCTTGGGTATGTTTCCCCTCGCATTGGGAATTGGTGAAGGTTCAGAATTTCTGCAACCATTGGGCGTAGTAGTATTTTCGGGTTTGTCTTTAGCCACATTACTGACGCTGTTTATCATCCCCTGTTTTTACACCATGCTGCACGATTTATTAAATTGGCGTTGGGCGAAGCCAATTTTAATCCGTATGGGTGGATGGAAGAAAAAGTTCTACTAA